The Triplophysa dalaica isolate WHDGS20190420 chromosome 20, ASM1584641v1, whole genome shotgun sequence genome segment tggatcgaaagcatatccttagcgatGATCTTGCTAGTtagagccgttatttgctccgcccgtctggcaaccaaattggttggtctgaccataaactagcaactgattgctgacctgtggatggacctgctgggtgcttcgccctgaaatgattgtgcatcgtagttgttgatccatgataaggcagctttgcattgcagagtttgcactgcactttattctcattaattttattaaaggacccccacacaaaacacatttttgacatcGTCTCAATTTACCGTTTCCGTTATGtcacgcgggtctacagtgtgcgtaactttgTTACCAATTCTTGTAGGAAAATGTTTTCCTgtactgtctcttgattgacagcctttaggtttaagTTGTGTCGTTATTGGTAGCGCCACCCTTTGGGTACATGACGTGTTACACGTGAAAACACGGCgagttttttaagatcgcacacatattcaaaattctataattaaatatactattcgaatattcgaaattcgtgactcatccctagtatgtatgcatattgtgtgtgtggagcatttgcatctctgtcttttgttgttttcacctttttcttgtttttacaggtatatgcctttagttgtttttcttgtattcaatgtgtctcaagtacagctgctttgtaacaatgaaatttgtaaaaagcgctatatagataaagttgagttgagtaagttttttttttttttgtcaaaacagaagagatgggtttaaGGTAGTTTTTTGAATATTGTGACAGATGTGGTTGACccgactgagttaggaagattTTTACACCAGGAAGGAGAATGAGCAGGACTTACTGCCCTTGTGAGAAAGCAAttcaagacgccgctggttttctgaacgcagggttctttatggggtgtaggagggtgtgaaagtatgccggtgcagatccagtggtagtcctgtaggcaagcataaGTGTCTTGAGtctgatacaggcttcaaccggtagccagtgtaGAGTGATGAAAAGGGATTTCACATTAGCCCTTTttggctgttggaagacgaggcgtgctgatgcgttctgaaccagctagAGTGGTTTAAAAGCCTTTGCAGGAaaaccagcaaggagagcattgcagtagtccaaccttgagattaccagggcctagTAATTTAGATTCCAGGacagaggatttagattccgccttggctagctgCAGGGCTTCTGTGATTGATAGTAGACTGATAGTCTGATAACTTCAGTGTGTACAAAGTTCTTAGGTGCTGAGAATTGTATGTCACATGTGGCAAtagataacaaacaaaaaacgcaGCTCACTTGTGTAAATACAGACGGGTACAGTATCATCAGTtgatctttctctctgtgttatgttcattatgataaatgttACACATGCCCTATTTGCGCGGGATTACAGACtatcattgaaaatgaattatgTCGTATTGTTATTTTATGGAAACTGCCATGTGAGTATGCCTCCTAGGTCAATTCCTTGGCAGAGTAAATAAAAATCCATTACACTGTCTGAACAAatcttgtttattattatttctagaaatgttttatatgcGTGTGTTTACCTAAGTTAAAATTTTAGTTGTAGAAAGTCATTGAAAGGGTTCCCAAAAGCCTCCTATTTGGCTCAAATCACAAAAGTAAAGTTTTTACGGTCGAAGTGTTTTTACAGAGGAAAAGACCATAGTCCTCCACTACAAACTTTGCTCAAACTTTTGCTGAGCAAATCAGTTCCCAATAAGATCTGACCGTTTTCTAAaaattttttaagttaattttctgttttgtttgaaaaaaaagtcGGATTACAAAAAAGGGGCTGTGAATGTACAACCCATGTGGGTGTGTCATCTTTATAACTGATGTAAGTCTGAGATACCTTAGATATATTCATAAACAAATCTCATTTGTGAGTCATTTTCCTTCTGTTCATAAACTAGCTGTCTAAACCAGAATCAAGAACAGATCCACTCAGCCTGCAAACTTGTAAAGCTCATAAGACCTAATCTATCACAGACCAAAACATCACTATTTATGCTGTAGCCCAGTGAGGGTGGCTCTTTATTTAATTAGTGTTTATTATGAGAATTACAGATCTATGGCATTGCGGCTACTCACACAGACATGAAAGGCATTTATGAGCGTTTAAATGCGTCTCCATGTGAACTGTTTTGTTAGCCATCTGTGAAACCTGTGTATGTAATGCGTTAATAGGGAGGCCATTCACACTACCATGCCAATACGATCGGGTTTCACGCATGCTGAGCTCATGAGCAAGTCTACCACTTCACAGTCTGTTTGCAATGCTGTTGGGAAAGCACTTTTAAACCTCTTTTTAAAGACTTCTCCTGACATTCTCAATTCTCTCTCTTCAGGCTGTATAAAAGTCGTTTAGGCCCACTAAATGTCACaagttcaataaaacattttttttttatacaagtTCCTGCCAGTCATAGAACCGCTTTAACACCGGACATTCAGATCAATTTTggattgtgaaataaaaaatatattaaatggaaTATTGCTGCCGAAAGGTATGCTGGGTTATACAAATGACATAATTAACCCTTGTGCTGAAGTCTGTGGGATGCTTTTTCAATGtttactaaaaaaatatatgtcattatttgttttttcgagatttcaagattaatatgaacCCATTTTATAgccttttttcattttcaacttaAGAACTTCTAGcaacatgttttataaatgtgaaacacATTTGCTGCTTGTTACTTTTAATTAGACTTTTCCATAAGATTTTTCCATAACATTGTCTGAGTTCCATGAACACCTTAAAAGGTTAGAATACCTTTTTGTAACTATGGTATTACTAAGGACTGAATTCTTTTGaattaaatgttaaagttaGAGTTTTTCTAGATCAGTCTGGATATGAAagtaaaaatttatttttatatgtaatttagattatttttggccaaaatatatttgaagtgCAATTGGATTTTTTACGTTTGGGGTGTTAATGAGCTATACTGCAGTCAGCCACCAGGGGGCTTCATTCGCTTCATTTGTCAGGATGTGTGAGACACGCCTGGATGTTCTTAAATGCAGCTTTAATATCTAATGTAAAATGCTTTCACACAatgataaaaattctgtcattaattattCAACCCATCCTTTCTAACACATCCACAGATCTTTCAGCTCAAGACACATGAATAAATGTCATCAATCTAGTAAAAAGTGTCAGTCAAGGTGAACTTTTATCATCTGTGATCGGATTCATGAACTTTGAAGGTGAGTGTGTACATTGTTTGGCTATGTGTGATATACCACCACCAGTtctcttttcttatttttaaaaaagtttatttaaagactAATTCAAAAGCTTTTCTTACATCTTTGCACAGGCTATTTCTGAGCTTATCATTATTCAGGCTAGTCTCCAAGACTGTAATTTCAGTCTCGTAACTCTTGGATTTTATGCAACAAAACAGCATAACAACACATTCTCATACCAATAACACAATAGTTTCTATACAGTAACCCCGAATGCTTTcacattcaaaaaaatatttttgctgctTGTCAATTAACTTAACTTGCTTACAACatgatattttaatgtttagtcatataacagaatccattcatgttggggcAACATAAAGAAGTTTTGTTgtgtcaaaataatttttttataattgggCAGAGGACttgtttcccagcatgctttgcgtataactgcattttgaggattattttattaaataagtgttattttatgcattttttcagtaaaaataaacacttgttagtgtttaatgtttatgtattttataagtTTTTAAGGGTTTGTTAGATGTTTGAGTCTTGTGGTTACCACTGTTCAGAAAAGGGTAGCCTTTGGTGGGTTCTATTGGCTCAATATCTGcttattgaagttaaattaAGTAATGTCTAATTActgttacaaatatataatataaaaaatgttgaacatatttatttcagtgtAGGTAAGACACAATTAATTTAATCAAGACAACTAAAAACATTTAGTTCATACAACAAGATTATAATGAATCGTTTCAAACAAATTTGATTTTGTTGGAAAAATGTGATTCAATTTCGTGGAAAAGTTTTCCTTAATTCAATTAAGTtcgttcaacaactttttttttaatgcgcCTCCAGAGGCATAGTAACAATTTCAGTTAAAATGTGAGTGCTGTTGGACTACGTGTTATGTCAATCCACAACACTTGAAAAGATGTGTTGTTCTGTAAAGTTGTTGTACTTCACCATGAGGCTCTGAAGGACAAGTGTATAGTTAAAGGAACTGCACTGTTACATGTACCATGAGGTGCATTGTTAAATCAATGGAACACAATAAAACGTCTTCTTGCCGTGGACATAATGATTTGgagaagatattgtgaaaaaTAGGATGCGACCTTAAGCAAGATCCTTAGGCCTTTGGAGCTGGAACGATTGCTGTCATACGAAACAATCTACGAGAATGGAAAGTCACCAAAATCAAACTGAATGGGGTCACcgatttaaaaaacacatctgttgTCTGCAAGCCGGGACACCTCAAGCGCAGGAAACGACAGGTGTATGGCATAGATGGCGATTTGTGATCACAGATAAACATTTTAGCACCAATTACCCGTTTTCTGCCTCTGTGAAGCTCTCCACCGGCTGCTCTGGAATCCTGGTGTCCCCAAGACACGTTCTGACCGCAGCTCACTGTGTTCACGACGGACAAGGCTATCTAAAAGGAAGCAGGAGACTCCGAGTGGGTATCATGAAGCTTCGCTCCAAACGTAAGAGAGGGCGGCAGCAAGGGAACAGGAGGAGAGGACAGAAGATAAAAGATAGTCAAGTGAAAAATACGGAAAAAGATGTAGCCACTGAAGGACAAGCAGATAAAAAAGACAAGGAACACCGGAGAAAGAACCGTATCAGAGGCAAGTCTGATTCAGATCAGTCCAAATTACTAGAGACAGATTCCAGGCATCCAACGTTTCGGTGGACGCGTGTCAAACGAACACAAGTGCCAACTGGCTGGATGAACAGAGAGGGAAATTAAGTCTCACCTGACTATAATTACGCCTTACTGGAGCTGAAAAGACCACAGAAGATGGGATACATGGAATTTGGCATAGTTGAAGACATCCCAGCTGGAAGAATTCACTTCTCTGGTTTTGATAATCAGTCGGGGAACGTGGTCTACCGTTTCTGTTCGGTCTTAGAGGAATCAAATTATCTACTGTACCAGTTCTGTGATGCTCAAAAGGGATCTAGTGGAGCTGGAGTGTATGTACGGCTCCAAGAGCCCGACGGTAAATGGGGAAGAAAAACAAAGTGGAGGAGAAAGGTTATTGGTGTTTTATGGACACCAGTGGGTGAATGTAAATGGTACACAGCAAGACTTTAATGTGGCAGTCAGAATTACATCTGCAAAATATGATATGCCCAGATATGCAACTGGATACATGGAGATGCCAGTCACTGTAAACTGGTGTTATTATGTTTATAACATGTAACGCGTCAACAGGTCCTCAGAAACTGGTGCTGTTTGGGGCCAAAAATGTGACATTGCACATACAAAGCAtcttttgtataattttttgcaAGGAAAGTGacgctgtagtttttattagtttaaaaGGCCAAATTTGAGATCGTTGGCATGTTTATGTTCAAATCTCCAGCAAAGTTCGCAGAAATTCAATTAACTacaaaaatgaagcaaaacaGCCGGACTTATTCAAAATCGTACTTCGCTAAGAAACATcgaacccaaaaataaaagtttcgTCAACATTTTCTCAACCCCTTTCATTGCAAATCAGACCTCCTGTTTCCGATATAGAACAAGTAGTGACTTTTACTTCTGCTATAAGCACTGAATGTGTCGTGTTGCTAAAAACCTTAACATGATCTCtttcatgagaaaaaaaatattcctttgACTGTGGGAGTGAACAATATACTATGCAAGTACAAAAAAAGGATCTTATACTCAATAAAAGGTGAAACCAAAAAGTGAACACATATCAACAGATTCTGCTTTATTATGGTTGAAATGGAGAAAATCAAACATGTTACTATATTAGCAAAAAGTAAACAAAGTGCACGGTCTACACTAAGAGCCCATCAGTTGGATTCAGACATAAATACAAAGCTGAACAAAATGACTCCAGATTCAATGCAAATGGATTTTATCCTTCCAGCGAGCCTGATTGGATGGCGTCCTGGTAGGAGGGCCCGCCTTCTTTCTGATCAGGGAAGAGCTTGATAAGGTCATCGATTCGAAGGATGGTGATCGCTGCCTCGGTGGCGAACTTCAGACTTTTCGTTTTAACCATCGTTGGTTCATACACACCCGCCTGTTTGTTATCTCGTGGCTTTCCATTGACCAGGTCCAATCCGATCCTAGGGAAGACATAACAAACACGTCTTAAAAAAGTCTTTGACCCACAGTGCTTCCAGATCACGATCAGAACTAACCTTTTCAACTATAAAACAACCCCCATTCAAAATCACAATTCATATAAACCACCACCATATATTACtttcacagtaaaaaaatgtgCGATTGCATATTTTCATCAGTCTGAACTCATATTTCTATGATTTTCAAGGGTGTAACACTTACCATTTGAGGTTCTTGCGTTCAGGGTTGACTTGAGCCTCATTGTGGAAGGCTCGGAGTTTGGCCACCAGGTCAGTGGAGTCTTGTGCAGCATTCACTGCCAGAGTTTTAGGAATGACGAGCATAGAGCGAGCAAACTCAGCAATAGCCAGCTGCTCACGGGAGCCCTGCagccaaaacacaaaaaaagaaaatagttaGATGCATGCTCATAATTTCACTAGCTAACCAATGGAAACTGTACTCTAACTGTAACATTAAAGCAGCTGATATATTTGGATATTAGTTTCTGCTGCAGTGCACATATACAAAGAGATATCAGATATGTTTGTTCTGAGCAGAATGGATGCAGCTGTCAGCAGAGCTGTTTATCTGCTCCGTCATCTCTCAAAACTATTGCTGTCTCCCACGCGTATAACTGTACATGCCATCAATGGGCATGTCAGCAATTTTAATGGGAGGagatttaaaagtaaaaagttaaATGATCTGACACTTAAAACGTAACTATTCATATGAAGGTTTACACTTTCACAACGTTTATGATTAATCAGGTTTATAGATAAAAAACACCCTCTGGTGGCTCTCTAGCACCAATACACCGCATGGAAACACTGCACATCAGTGTAATGCAAAGTGACTGATTCAATGCAACTTTTCTCCTGCCATCATGAAATTTACAAATCAAAGTATCATCTACAAGTCTGAAAAGTACAGCCAAAAAGACAAATTTACATGGAATAAAACAGTGCATTAagccattaaaacaaaaaaaagtttttcttttcggcagattaaatgaagaaaaagttATTATGCAACAATATTTTCATCAGTACAAGGAATTATtgcacattttcaaaatgcCCCATTACATTTTAGGTAAATTTGTATGGGTTGAACTCTATATATGCATTTCCTTACACAGATGccataattatatttattctgCAG includes the following:
- the LOC130409556 gene encoding LOW QUALITY PROTEIN: inactive serine protease 35 (The sequence of the model RefSeq protein was modified relative to this genomic sequence to represent the inferred CDS: inserted 4 bases in 3 codons; deleted 2 bases in 1 codon; substituted 2 bases at 2 genomic stop codons), which encodes MNFEVVVLHHEALKDKCIVKGTALLHDATLSKILRPLELERLLSYETIYENGXVTKIKLNGVTDLKNTSVVCKPGHLKRRKRQVYGIDXRFVITDKHFSTNYPFSASVKLSTGCSGILVSPRHVLTAAHCVHDGQGYLKGSRRLRVGIMKLRSKRKRGRQQGNRRRGQKIKDSQVKNTEKDVATEGQADKKDKEHRRKNRIRGKSDSDQSKLLETDSRHPTFRWTRVKRTQVPTGWMNREGNXVSPDYNYALLELKRPQKMGYMEFGIVEDIPAGRIHFSGFDNQSGNVVYRFCSVLEESNYLLYQFCDAQKGSSGAGVYVRLQEPDGKWGRKTKWRRKVIXVFYGHQWVNVNGTQQDFNVAVRITSAKXYAQICNWIHGDASHCKLVLLCL